One genomic region from Ursus arctos isolate Adak ecotype North America unplaced genomic scaffold, UrsArc2.0 scaffold_17, whole genome shotgun sequence encodes:
- the MRO gene encoding protein maestro, translated as MDQTERRILGQPLPVPTAQPKKRRMSMMSFFSKVSWTLRFQKQESLKNVFSILAERAQDPNAKKRHMAMRGLGTMACETPDKVRKYKKIILDLLVHGLYDPVSAEVILESVKTLTIILGKIQGKSLGSFFVDITLQTRTLLDDENDNLRYSAFILFGQLAAFAGRKWKTFFTSQVKQTQDSLLIHLQDRNPQVAKACKTTFRACSPYLKERKENSFQTEEDQRNPKLCRQLSHYHPELLQFFYANKIL; from the exons ATGGACCAAACAGAGAGAAGAATCCTGGGCCAGCCCCTGCCAGTCCCCACCGCCCAGCCCAAGAAGAGAAGGATGTCAATGATGTCTTTCTTTTCCAAG GTCTCTTGGACACTGAGGTTCCAGAAGCAGGAGTCTCTGAAGAACGTGTTTTCCATCTTGGCAGAAAGAGCCCAGGACCCCAATGCTAAAAAGCGTCACATGGCGATGAGAGGCCTAGGAACCATGGCCTGTGAGACCCCTGACAAG GTGAGAAAGTATAAGAAAATCATCCTAGACCTGCTGGTGCATGGATTATATGACCCTGTGAGTGCTGAAGTCATCCTCGAGAGCGTGAAGACTCTGACCATCATCTTGGGCAAGATCCAGGGGAAAAGTCTGGGTTCCTTCTTCGTAGACATCACTCTTCAGACTAGGACTTTATTAGATGAC GAGAATGACAACCTGAGATATTCAGCCTTCATCTTGTTTGGGCAATTGGCAGCCTTCGCTGGGCGGAAATGGAAGACATTTTTCACCAGCCAGGTCAAGCAGACTCAAGATTCCCTCCTAATACATTTACAGGACAGAAATCCCCAGGTTGCCAAG GCTTGCAAAACAACATTTCGAGCCTGTTCTCCgtatctgaaagaaagaaaggaaaacagcttCCAGACTGAAGAAGATCAAAGGAACCCTAAACTCTGCCGGCAGCtg AGCCACTATCATCCAGAGCTCCTGCAGTTCTTCTATGCAAATAAGATTCTGTAA